In Oxalobacteraceae bacterium OTU3CINTB1, the sequence GTCCTCATCTTCGGCGCCATCCCCGGCAACGTCGCTGGCCGGTTCGATCCTGGCGGCGGCGCTGATGCTGCCGGGCGTGCAGGCCCACGCCGAGGCGCCGCCGACCAACGGCGTGATCAGCATCGGCTACCTTGACTATCGCGAAAGCCAGTCCGACATGGACCGCATCCGCGTGCACGCGCCGTCGGTGTCCATCATGGCGCCGGTGGCCGGCGTCTGGAGCATCAGCGCCTCGGCCGTGACCGACGACGTGTCGGGCGCCTCGCCGCGCTACCACACGGCCGTCTCCGGCGCCTCGCGCATGAACGACGACCGCAAGGCCGGCGACGTCTCGCTCAAGCGCTACCTCGATCGCGGCAGCGTGTCGGTCGGCGCCAGCTATTCGACCGAGCATGACTACGTGTCGCGCGCGCTGTCGCTGCAGGGAACCTTCGAGAGCGAAGACCGCAACACCACGTGGTCGGCGGGCTTCGGCCGTTCCAACGACGAGATCAATTCCACCGGCGGCGCCGTCGTCGGCGCGAAGAAGAACACCACCAACCTGCTGGTCGGCGTGACCCAGGTGCTGACCAAGAACGACGTGGTGCAACTGACGTTGGCGCACGACCGTGGCCGTGGCTTCTTCTCCGATCCGTACAAGGCCTTCGACAACCGCCCGCGCAGCCGCAACGAGAACACGGTGCTGCTGCGCTGGAACCACCATATCGAATCGACCGGTGGCATCAGCCGCAGCTCCTACCGCTACTACCGCGACAGCTTCGGCGTGCGCGGGCATACGCTGTCGCAGGAATATGTGCAGCCGCTGTCGCAGGGCTGGACGGTGACGCCGGAAGTGCGCCTCTACACGCAGAGCGCGGCGGACTTCTACTACGACCCGGTCTACGATCCGGTGTTCGGTACGCCGTTCCCGCCGGGCTTCAACGCCGCCAATCCGGGCCTGTCGTCGGCCGACCAGCGCCTGTCCGGCTTTGGCGCGGTGACCGTGGGGCTCAAGGTCAGCAAGCAGATCGACAAGCTGTGGTCGGTGGACGTCAAGGCCTCGGCCTACCAGCAGCGCGGCAGCTGGCGCGCGTTCCACTCCGGCAGCCCGGGACTCGAGCCGTTGCGCGCGCAGACCTTCCAGATCGCGGTCAACCGGCAATGGTAGACGCGATCCACCGCACCGCGTTCGACGCGATGGCCAGCCGTTGCGAGATCCGGCTGGCCGCGTCCGACGCCCACACGGCCGAGCTGCTGTCGCGGCAGGCCGTGGCGGAGGTGCGGAGGATAGAAGAGAAGTACTCGCGCTACCGGCCCGAAAGCATCGTCTCGCGGATTAACGCCGGCGCTGGGGCGGACAGGGGGCCGGTGGTCTGCGACAAGGAGACCATGGCGCTGATGTCCTACGCCGCCGCGCTGTACGGCGCCAGCGAGGGGCTGTTCGACATCACTTCCGGCGTGCTGCGCAAGGCCTGGGATTTCCGCCGGCCGAGCGTGCCGAAGCCGGAGGTGCTGGAACCGTTGCTGGCGCTGGTCGGCTGGGACAAGGTGGCGTGCGAGGGCGAGGCGGTCCATCTTCGCGAAGCCGGCATGGAGATCGACTTCGGCGGCTTCGGCAAGGAGTACGCGGCCGACCGCGCGGCGGCCTTGTTGATGGAGGCCGGCGTGCGGCACGGGTATGTGAACCTGGGCGGCGACATGCGCTTCATCGGCCCCCGCCTGGACGGGCGCCCCTGGAGCATCGGCATACAGGACCCGCGCGATCCCGACGCAGTGGTCGCCAGTATTCCGATCAGCCAGGGCGCGCTGGCCACCAGCGGCGACTACGAACGTTATTTTGAACTGGATGGGCAGCGTTACTGCCACATCCTCGATCCGCGCACCGGCATGCCGGTGCGGCACTGGCGCTCGGTGAGCGTGATGGCGCCGATGGCGATAGCGGCAGGTAGTTGTTCGACGATCGCCATGCTGAAACAGCAGGGCGGACTCAATTTTCTGAACGCCTCTGACATGGGTTATTTGACCATCGATGATCAGGGGCAGATGTTGTATAGGGATATCTCATGAAACGACAAAAATGGATGGTGCGTTTGCAGATGCTGGCGACGATGCTGGTGGCGCTCATCGCGCTGTTTGCGGGTAGCCAGGTGCGGGCCGGCGATTTTCTCGAGCCTGACCAGGCTTTCAAACTGAGCGCCGAGGCGCTGGACGCCAAGACCGTACGGCTGACGTGGAAGATCGCCAAGGATTACCACTTGTACCGCGATCGTCTGAGCTTCAACGCCGCCGACGGCGCGCAGGTGACGGCGCCGGTGCTGCCGAACGGCATACGCAAGTTCGACACCAATTTCAACAAGGAGATGGAGACCTACCAGGACACGCTGGTGGTCGATCTCCCGGTGGCTGCCAAGGAGCCGTACACGCTGCTGGTCGGCTACCAGGGCTGCGCGGACGCCGGCTTGTGTTATTCGCCGGCGGAGCAGAGCTACCGTGTCGACCCGAGGAAGCCCGGCAAGCTGACGGCGATCGAGCCGGTCGCCGTTGACGCGGCGACCGCCGCCGCTCCCGGCCCAGCCGCCGCTGCGGCATCCACGACGGCATCCGCTTCGGCCGCCGCGCCGGAAGATGACAGCTC encodes:
- a CDS encoding DUF3570 domain-containing protein; the encoded protein is MTSKNITMHDDGQPSMSSSSAPSPATSLAGSILAAALMLPGVQAHAEAPPTNGVISIGYLDYRESQSDMDRIRVHAPSVSIMAPVAGVWSISASAVTDDVSGASPRYHTAVSGASRMNDDRKAGDVSLKRYLDRGSVSVGASYSTEHDYVSRALSLQGTFESEDRNTTWSAGFGRSNDEINSTGGAVVGAKKNTTNLLVGVTQVLTKNDVVQLTLAHDRGRGFFSDPYKAFDNRPRSRNENTVLLRWNHHIESTGGISRSSYRYYRDSFGVRGHTLSQEYVQPLSQGWTVTPEVRLYTQSAADFYYDPVYDPVFGTPFPPGFNAANPGLSSADQRLSGFGAVTVGLKVSKQIDKLWSVDVKASAYQQRGSWRAFHSGSPGLEPLRAQTFQIAVNRQW
- a CDS encoding FAD:protein FMN transferase, translating into MVDAIHRTAFDAMASRCEIRLAASDAHTAELLSRQAVAEVRRIEEKYSRYRPESIVSRINAGAGADRGPVVCDKETMALMSYAAALYGASEGLFDITSGVLRKAWDFRRPSVPKPEVLEPLLALVGWDKVACEGEAVHLREAGMEIDFGGFGKEYAADRAAALLMEAGVRHGYVNLGGDMRFIGPRLDGRPWSIGIQDPRDPDAVVASIPISQGALATSGDYERYFELDGQRYCHILDPRTGMPVRHWRSVSVMAPMAIAAGSCSTIAMLKQQGGLNFLNASDMGYLTIDDQGQMLYRDIS